GTAGCCGTAAACAAAAACGTCGTCCACCGAAAAGCCGACAAAATCGCCCGACACTTTTTTGGAAACGCCCGTGCGCTTGTCGAGCAGAAAGCAGCCCCTTACCGACGCCGCGCCCGCGCGCAAAAGCATTCCGGAAACGGTCTCGTATGTGTGCCCCGTGTCGAGAATGTCGTCAATCAGAAGCACGTCCGCTCCCGCGACGTCGGGAAGCCCGCCGACAACCCTCGGCTCGTGAAGCGGCGTGCGCCCGTCGCCGTACGACGACACTTTAAGCGAATGAATGCGCATGCTTTTGCAGGCGATTTTCCGCGTGAGGTCGGCGGCGAAATACACCGCGCCCTCCGCGAGCCACACAACCACAAGCGAGACACCGCGCGAGGCAACCCACGCCGAAATTTCCGCGCCAAGCTCTTCCACGCGCCGCGCGATTTCCGCGCCGCCAATCAAAACCGTATCATTGTCGAACATGCCGAACGAATTTGCGCGGCATGGGGAAATTCGTCAACGCAATTCGAGCGGCGGAGCTATAAAAGCCCCCAATCTTTGAGGTCGCGGGAAAGCTCGCCGGCGTCGAAACGCCTGCCCGCCCGCCATTTTCCGTCGTATTCGAGGGTCGGTACAACCCAGTCAACACCGCCGTTTGCGTCAACCACGCGCTTCACGACGTCGGGAGGCTGGCGTTCGATGTCGAGCGCGTCGAACGGAACGCCCTTTTCTTTGAGGAAATCGACAGTCGCCCGACAGTGCGGGCAAATGTCCCAATAGTAGACTTTCAGTTTGGGTTTGTTCAATTTGAATTTCATTTCGGAGAAATTGTATCGGCGCGGACGCGGATTTTTTAAGCGGTTTTTGCGCCGCTGAATTTTTCCGACAAGTTCGCGGGGGCGCATTTTTTTCTTTGTCATGCGCCGCCGTTGTGCAATCATAAAGGCAATGGAATTTAACGTCAGCAAAATCAGGCGGGACTTCCCCGCGCTCGACCAGACAATGCGCGGCGGCGGAAAGCTCGTGTACTTCGACAACGCCGCGACCGCGCAAAAGCCGCGC
The Opitutia bacterium KCR 482 genome window above contains:
- a CDS encoding phosphoribosyltransferase family protein, whose translation is MFDNDTVLIGGAEIARRVEELGAEISAWVASRGVSLVVVWLAEGAVYFAADLTRKIACKSMRIHSLKVSSYGDGRTPLHEPRVVGGLPDVAGADVLLIDDILDTGHTYETVSGMLLRAGAASVRGCFLLDKRTGVSKKVSGDFVGFSVDDVFVYGYGLDVGGLGRNVPDIMAAK
- a CDS encoding glutaredoxin domain-containing protein, translating into MKFKLNKPKLKVYYWDICPHCRATVDFLKEKGVPFDALDIERQPPDVVKRVVDANGGVDWVVPTLEYDGKWRAGRRFDAGELSRDLKDWGLL